One Formosa agariphila KMM 3901 genomic window, CACTAAAGGTGAAACTACTATAGAGGATTTATATGCCGCAGGTGAATGTACGAGTACCGGTTTACATGGTGCAAATCGTTTGGCTTCGAACTCTTTGTTAGAAGCGTTGGTGTATGCCAACCACATTGCCGACCATATTATAGAACATGTTGATCTTGTTAAGCCTGTTAATGTTAATGCTCCAGATTGGAACGATGATGGAACATCTACACCAAAAGAACTAATTCTAATTACGCATTACAGAAATACGATTCAGCATATTATGTCCGATTTAGTGGCCATAGTCAGAACAAACAGTAAGCTAAAAGAAGCTTCTAAACATTTACGTTATGTAGAAGATTCTACACAAGATTTGTATGTGGGGTCTAAATTATCTGTTCAGATTTGCGAACTGCGTAATTTAAATTCAATTGCAAATTTAATTGTAGAGCAATCTGCAAAACGAAAAACAAATATGGGAGGTTTTTACAATTCCGATTTAATTGAAGCGGAATAAACAATAAAAATTTTCAAAAAAATATCCTGCTAAAATGTACTAGGTTTTACTTAGTTGTTTTAGCAGGATATTCTATTTAAATCAGGTTATAAAAAAAGCGTTAACTATACAAGTTAACGCTTTCTAATTTATAAAGTGACTTCGATTTGATTTTTTATAATGTCCTCGAAAGTTTCTCTTTCTCTAATTAATAAGGCTTTGTCTTTATGCCAAAGTACTTCGGCAGGACGAAAACGTGAATTATAGTTAGAAGCCATAGAATAACAATAGGCACCAGCATTTTGGAATCCAAGGATATCTCCTTCTGTAATTTCATTAATTCTACGGTTGTTTGCAAAAGTGTCTGTTTCACAAATATAACCTACAACAGAGTAAAAACGTTCGCGACCTTTTGGGTTAGAAATGTTAGTAATAACGTGTTGTGATCCGTAAAGCATCGGACGGATTAAATGGTTAAAACCAGAGTCTATTTGCGCAAATACAGTAGAAGTAGTTTGCTTTACAGCATTTACTTTTGCTAAAAATACTCCAGATTCACTTACTAAAAATTTTCCTGGCTCGAAACCTAAGGTTAATTCTTTTCCGTATTCTTTACAAAATTCGTTAAAACGCTTTGTTAGTTTAGTTCCGAATTCTTCAATGTTTGTTTCAATATCCCCTTTAGAATAAGGTACTTTAAAACCAGAACCGAAATCTAAAAAGTCTAAGTCTTTAAAATGTTTAGCTGTATCGAATAAAATTTCACTAGCATATAAAAAGACATCGATATCTAAAATATCACTACCTGTATGCATGTGTATTCCGTTAATATGCATGCCTGTATTTTCTACAATTCTTAAAATATGTGGAATTTGATGTACAGAGATTCCAAATTTAGAATCGATGTGTCCTACAGAGATATTAGCATTTCCTCCAGCCATAACATGCGGATTAATACGAATACAAACAGGAACTTTAGGATGTTTTGTACCGAATTGCTCTAAAATAGATAAGTTGTCTATATTAATTTGTACGCCTAATTTAGAAGCCTCTTCTATTTCTTCTAAAGACACACCATTTGGAGTAAAGATAATTTGTTCGGCAGAAAACCCAGCTTTTAATCCCAATTGAACTTCTTGAATAGACACAGTATCTAATCCGGCACCAAGGTTTTTCATTAATTTCAAAATCGAAATATTAGATAACGCTTTTACGGCATAGTTCACTTTTAGCTGTTTCACCTTATTAAATGCAGATGTTAAACGTTTATACTGAGACACTATTTTTTCAGAGTCGTACACATACACCGGACTTCCAAAGTCGTTTGCAATTTTTAATAAAGTGTTATTATTCATTTTATGATAAATTAAATTCGCCGCAAATCTATAAAGTTTTTGTCAGTTTAATACCTATTATTTGTCAAAAAAATAAAGAAAAGAATAGAGAATTAATAATATCTAATATTAGATGGTAAAAAATATTGGTTAAAACCTAAGGGTTGTTTACATTTGTGAGGCAATAAATTAAAATACCAATGAACTTACACGAATATCAAGGAAAAGAAATTTTAAATAGTTTTGGCGTACGTATACAACGCGGTATCGTAGCAAAAAGTGCTCAAGATGCTGTTGTAGCTGCAAAACAATTAACTTCGGAAACAGGAACAAGCTGGTACGTTGTTAAAGCCCAAGTTCACGCAGGTGGACGTGGTAAAGGAGGCGGAGTAAAATTAGCCAAGAATTTACAAGAGGTAGAGAAAATTTCTGGTGAGATTATAGGGATGGACCTAGTAACACCACAAACTTCTGCAGAAGGTAAAAGAGTACACCAAGTATTAGTTGCTGAAGATGTATACTACCCTGGAGAATCTGAAACAGAAGAATTTTACGTATCTGTTTTATTAAATCGTTCTACTGGTCGCAATATGATTATGTATTCTACTGAAGGTGGAATGGATATTGAAACTGTTGCTGAAGAAACTCCGCATTTAATTTTTACTGAAGAAATAGACCCTGCTGTAGGTATTTTACCTTTCCAAGCAAGACGCGTTGCGTTTAACTTAGGGTTATCTGGAAATGCTTTTAAAGAAATGACAAAGTTTGTTACTAATCTGTATACAGCTTACGTACAATCTGATTCTTCTTTATTTGAAATTAACCCAGTTTTAAAAACTAGCGATAATAAAATTCTTGCTGTAGATGCTAAAGTTACTATAGATGACAATGCATTATACAGACATAAAAACTATCTTGATTTACGTGATATACGTGAAGAAAGTGCAATTGAAGTAGAAGCTGGTAAACTTGGTTTAAACTATGTAGACCTAGACGGAAACGTGGGTTGTATGGTTAACGGAGCTGGTTTAGCTATGGCGACTATGGATTTAATTAAGCAAGCAGGTGGAGAACCAGCTAACTTTTTAGATGTTGGAGGTACTGCTGATGCTGCTCGTGTAGAGGCTGCTTTTAAAATTATTTTAAAAGACCCTAACGTAAAAGCAATCCTTATCAACATTTTTGGTGGTATTGTACGTTGTGACAGAGTTGCACAAGGAGTAATAGATGCATACAAAAACATGGGTAACATTAACGTGCCAATTATTGTACGTTTACAAGGTACCAATGCAGATGTTGCTAAAGAATTAATTGATAATTCTGGATTAGATGTAATGAGTGCTACTCAATTCCAAGAAGCTGCAGATAAAGTACAAGAAGTTTTAGCATAGTCTAAAACACTGAATACATTATAAAAAAAGCGTCTAACTTATTTGTTAGACGCTTTTTTATTTGACTTTGGTTTAATTGATTCCGATTTTTTATAATCAGGTTTCTTTGTCGAGACCTTTTTTTCTGAAGATTTATCTGCTACTTTAGTTTTAGAGGCAATTTTCTTTGGTAATGGCCCACGCATATGAATAACTAATCCGTTTAAGAAATTTCTTAAAATTTGGTCACCACACTCCATGTATTTTGGATGATCTTCCTTTCTGAAAAATGCACCTAATTCACTTTTACTAATTCTAAAATCTACTAATTCTAGAATCTTTACGATATCGTCGTCTCTTAATTTAAGAGCAACACGTAACTTTTTAAGAACATCATTATTAGTCATATTGCTGTTTTTTTCTTGTTTGGATTTTTTTGTAAAAATATTTTAAAATTTCGAAAACATCTGCTTTACTAGAAGTTTGTTATAAAATTGTTTTAAACGGATAAAAAAAATAAAATTTTTAGTAATTATTAATTGGTTTAAATTACTGTCAATTAAGCGATTACGAATTTGTTTTTTCGTTTATAAACGTTCGATTTTAATCTAAAAACCACTGTAAAAGTAACTTTTAAATATACTATTTCCGTTTTTCTGTAAGGTTTAGTCGATTAAAGTTTTTTATATTTTCGACAAGTTACATTTTATCTACGATTATAAAATATCTATTATAATTAACTTTATGTTATAAATATTAAGGGTGTCTTAACATGATAAATCGCGTTGAAAAACTGAGTCTGCTTTCCGAAATGATAGCTTTTGCTAAAACAGATACGGAAGTTAAATGTAAGAAATATAAGTTTCTGCTTGGGGTGTCTCAACAACTAGACATTTGTAGGTCAGATTTCGAATATCTTATGAAGCATCCAATCGCTTATAAGAATGTCGAGTCTTATAGCGAACGGATTATTCAGTTTCACCGCTTAGTATTATTAATGAACTTAGAAAACGAGCGTACCAAAAAGGAACTTGTAAAACTTTATAACTTCGGATTAACAATGGGCTTAAGTCATGAGTCTATTAACAGAGTACTTTATTTAATGGATGGGTTTCCTAATAAATGTGTACCGCCAGAGGTATTAATCGATATTTTTAAAGTTCAGTATAATTAATTAGTGTTTTAATTTTTCAAGCTTGTCTTGATAATGTTTAATTTCATCGCGAAATTTAGCCGCTTGCATAAAGTCTAAATCTTTGGCTGCTACTTCCATTAATTTTCTTCTGTCTCTAATATTTTGTTCTAATTGAGGTTTCGTTAAATACTCACTTTCAGGTTCTGCTGCTTTTAATGCCTCCAACTCGTAACTGTAAGTACTCACAGAATTTTTAGCTAAGGCACTGTCTAAACTTTTGTTTAGTGCTCTTGGTACCATATTATTAGCTGTGTTATAATTAATTTGTTTCTCACGTCTGTATTCGGTTTCGTCTATAGTTTTCTGCATACTTTTGGTAATCTTATCTGCATACATTATAGCCTTACCATTTAGGTTCCGTGCTGCTCGACCTACCGTTTGTGTTAAAGATCGTGCCGAACGTAAAAAGCCTTCTTTATCTGCATCTAAAATGGCAACTAGAGATACTTCTGGTAAATCTAATCCTTCACGAAGTAAGTTTACACCCACTAATACATCGAACAATCCTTTACGTAAATCTTGCATGATTTCTACACGCTCTAAGGTGTCCACATCACTATGTATATATCGGCAACGGATTTGAATGCGATCTAAGTATTTCGTTAATTCTTCTGCCATACGCTTTGTAAGCGTCGTTACTAAAGTCCGCTCATCTTGTTCTATACGAAGTTGAATTTCTTCTATTAAATCATCAATCTGATTTAAACTTGGTCGAACTTCAATTATAGGATCTAAAAGTCCAGTAGGGCGAATAACTTGTTCCACATAAACTCCGTCACTTTTTTCTAATTCATAATCTGCAGGCGTCGCACTTACATAAATAACTTGGTTTTGAAGTGCTTCAAACTCTTCAAATTTAAGCGGTCTGTTATCCATTGCTGCTGGCAATCTAAAACCGTAATCTACTAAGTTTTCTTTTCTGCTTCTATCGCCACCATACATGGCATGAACTTGTGAAATCGTGACGTGACTTTCGTCAACTACCATTAAAAAATCATCTGGGAAATAGTCTAACAAACAGAAGGGGCGCGTACCCGGTTGGCGGCCGTCTAAATATCTTGAATAATTTTCGATACCAGAACAGTAACCTAGTTCTCGAATCATTTCTAAATCGAATTCGGTACGTTCTTTTAATCGTTTTGCTTCTAAATGTTTTCCAATATCTTTAAAATAATCGTGTTGTTTTACCAAATCATCCTGAATATCTTTAATCGCATTTTGTAGGACATCTGGAGACGTTACAAACATGTTTGCGGGATAGATGGTTAGACGGTCGTACTTTTCTATGACTTCGTTGGTTTGCACATCGAACACTTCAATTTCTTCAATTTCATCTCCGAAAAAGTGAATTCTATAAGCATCATCAGCATAACTTGGAAAAATATCTACAGTATCTCCTTTAATTCTGAAACTTCCATGATTAAATTCGGCTTCTGTTCTCGAATATAAACTCTGTACTAAGCTGTGCAATAATTTAGTTCTAGAAATAACTTGATCACGCTCTAAAGTAATTACATTTTTCTGGAATTCTACAGGGTTTCCAATTCCGTATAAACAAGATACCGAAGCAACCACTAATACATCGCGACGACCAGAAAGTAAAGATGAGGTGGTGCTTAATCGTAGTTTTTCAATTTCTTCGTTTATAGATAAATCCTTTTCTATATAGGTTCCAGAAACAGGAATGTAAGCTTCCGGCTGATAATAATCGTAGTAAGACACAAAGTACTCTACAGCATTATCTGGAAAAAATTGCTTAAATTCTGAATACAGTTGCGCAGCCAATGTTTTATTATGAGCTAAAACTAGGGTAGGGCGTTGTACTTCCTGAATAACATTAGCAACAGTAAAGGTTTTTCCTGAACCAGTAACTCCTAATAATGTTTGAAATTTTTCATCGGAGTTAATCCCTTGCGTTAATTTTTTAATCGCTGTAGGCTGATCTCCGGTAGGCTCGAATTCTGATTTTATTTTAAATCGCATATCACAAATTTAAACATTTTGAATGGAGAAAAATAAAAGTAACGCGCTGTTTTGTTATCGTTTTAAAGTGAAGTGTCCCTTGCGTTTAAAATATCTTCCATTATGGTTTATACTGGCTGTATACCAATAGTCGTTGGTTGGCATGGGCGCACCGTTATAAGTGCCATCCCAGCCGGTTTCAAAAGTTGGGTTGTTATTTCTATTTAGTATTTTAAGTAATTTACCATACCGGTCGAAAATTTTAATTTCTACTTGATCTAAAGATTCAATCCCGATAATGTGCCAGGTGTCGTGGAAGCCATCTTGGTTTGGTGTGAAGAACTTAGGAATATCGATAACCACGACAGTTGTATAACCTTCGCCACAACCACTTTCATCTTTAACCGAAATTGCGCGCTCACCAATAGTTGCATTTTCGAAAATATTAGAGGTTTGAAATTGACCATTATCTAAACTGTACCAATAATTACCTGCTCCACCGCTAGCTGTAACCGTGATTGTGTTTGAATTTTGAAAAAATGTAGCCGTAGCCGTAACATTTAATGCAACTGCATTAGGATTTGGAATTAATGTTATGGGCTTTACAATAAAACAACCGTTGATATTATCTTGCACTCTGGGAAAAACGTTTAAACCATTAGTGACATAATCGTAAATATTTTTTAATGGATTACTTCCTGCATAAGCATCTGCAGAGGTTTTATGATATGTAATTGTACTGGCATTTAAATCGTATACCAATTGGTTATCTATTACACTTAAGTCTAGAATACCTGTACCATCCTCGCAGAATTGAAATTCTGAGATGTCTTTTGTAGGTGGTGGATAATTTACAAGAAGTTCTAAGGGTTGTATTTCGTAACAATCGTTATCTGGATCTTGGGCGACTACATAAATAGTATTAATAGTAATGGGTTTTATGTAAGTTTGATCAGTC contains:
- the uvrB gene encoding excinuclease ABC subunit UvrB — translated: MRFKIKSEFEPTGDQPTAIKKLTQGINSDEKFQTLLGVTGSGKTFTVANVIQEVQRPTLVLAHNKTLAAQLYSEFKQFFPDNAVEYFVSYYDYYQPEAYIPVSGTYIEKDLSINEEIEKLRLSTTSSLLSGRRDVLVVASVSCLYGIGNPVEFQKNVITLERDQVISRTKLLHSLVQSLYSRTEAEFNHGSFRIKGDTVDIFPSYADDAYRIHFFGDEIEEIEVFDVQTNEVIEKYDRLTIYPANMFVTSPDVLQNAIKDIQDDLVKQHDYFKDIGKHLEAKRLKERTEFDLEMIRELGYCSGIENYSRYLDGRQPGTRPFCLLDYFPDDFLMVVDESHVTISQVHAMYGGDRSRKENLVDYGFRLPAAMDNRPLKFEEFEALQNQVIYVSATPADYELEKSDGVYVEQVIRPTGLLDPIIEVRPSLNQIDDLIEEIQLRIEQDERTLVTTLTKRMAEELTKYLDRIQIRCRYIHSDVDTLERVEIMQDLRKGLFDVLVGVNLLREGLDLPEVSLVAILDADKEGFLRSARSLTQTVGRAARNLNGKAIMYADKITKSMQKTIDETEYRREKQINYNTANNMVPRALNKSLDSALAKNSVSTYSYELEALKAAEPESEYLTKPQLEQNIRDRRKLMEVAAKDLDFMQAAKFRDEIKHYQDKLEKLKH
- the sucC gene encoding ADP-forming succinate--CoA ligase subunit beta, with protein sequence MNLHEYQGKEILNSFGVRIQRGIVAKSAQDAVVAAKQLTSETGTSWYVVKAQVHAGGRGKGGGVKLAKNLQEVEKISGEIIGMDLVTPQTSAEGKRVHQVLVAEDVYYPGESETEEFYVSVLLNRSTGRNMIMYSTEGGMDIETVAEETPHLIFTEEIDPAVGILPFQARRVAFNLGLSGNAFKEMTKFVTNLYTAYVQSDSSLFEINPVLKTSDNKILAVDAKVTIDDNALYRHKNYLDLRDIREESAIEVEAGKLGLNYVDLDGNVGCMVNGAGLAMATMDLIKQAGGEPANFLDVGGTADAARVEAAFKIILKDPNVKAILINIFGGIVRCDRVAQGVIDAYKNMGNINVPIIVRLQGTNADVAKELIDNSGLDVMSATQFQEAADKVQEVLA
- the lysA gene encoding diaminopimelate decarboxylase — protein: MNNNTLLKIANDFGSPVYVYDSEKIVSQYKRLTSAFNKVKQLKVNYAVKALSNISILKLMKNLGAGLDTVSIQEVQLGLKAGFSAEQIIFTPNGVSLEEIEEASKLGVQINIDNLSILEQFGTKHPKVPVCIRINPHVMAGGNANISVGHIDSKFGISVHQIPHILRIVENTGMHINGIHMHTGSDILDIDVFLYASEILFDTAKHFKDLDFLDFGSGFKVPYSKGDIETNIEEFGTKLTKRFNEFCKEYGKELTLGFEPGKFLVSESGVFLAKVNAVKQTTSTVFAQIDSGFNHLIRPMLYGSQHVITNISNPKGRERFYSVVGYICETDTFANNRRINEITEGDILGFQNAGAYCYSMASNYNSRFRPAEVLWHKDKALLIRERETFEDIIKNQIEVTL
- a CDS encoding DUF1456 family protein, which produces MTNNDVLKKLRVALKLRDDDIVKILELVDFRISKSELGAFFRKEDHPKYMECGDQILRNFLNGLVIHMRGPLPKKIASKTKVADKSSEKKVSTKKPDYKKSESIKPKSNKKASNK